A region of Curvibacter sp. AEP1-3 DNA encodes the following proteins:
- a CDS encoding LacI family DNA-binding transcriptional regulator codes for MSIQKLADALGLAPSTVSRALNGYADINVKTRQRVQEAARDMKYRPHPVAHRLATGRNGAIALMTSVRAGNYLDASFAALLSGAAEVLREQGYFAMSLALPVGDGELKEMDRLIEGRLVDGVILARTRTFDSRVALLQERRIPFVTHGRTETNAPHAWVDTDNEQAFYVATRRLIELGHRHLSMINGPESMTYAQLRKRGFLRACSEAGMDQSKISIQHCEVTSQAGERAANEILTGSPQVTGLVCATDSQALGAMSACRQRGIQVGRDISVTGYGNSEAAAYASPPLSTIEHAIVDNGRHLAELLLRVMAGDDLNALNRLEPVHFIERPSIGAMRQAPSRKVRTGTKS; via the coding sequence GTGTCGATTCAAAAGTTAGCTGACGCGTTGGGGTTGGCGCCCTCTACGGTATCCCGTGCCTTGAACGGATATGCCGACATCAACGTCAAGACACGTCAGCGCGTGCAGGAAGCTGCCCGTGACATGAAATACCGTCCCCATCCGGTCGCGCATCGCCTCGCCACCGGAAGGAACGGGGCCATAGCACTCATGACCTCGGTGCGGGCTGGAAATTACCTAGATGCATCATTCGCGGCCCTGCTCTCGGGCGCCGCTGAAGTTCTACGGGAACAAGGATATTTCGCGATGTCTTTAGCCTTGCCTGTCGGAGACGGCGAGCTCAAGGAGATGGATCGCCTGATTGAAGGTCGGCTGGTCGACGGAGTCATCCTGGCCCGAACCCGCACATTTGATTCCCGCGTCGCGTTGTTACAAGAGCGTCGAATTCCATTTGTAACTCATGGCCGGACAGAAACCAACGCTCCACACGCTTGGGTTGACACCGACAACGAGCAGGCCTTTTACGTAGCAACCCGTCGACTCATCGAGCTCGGGCATCGCCACTTGAGCATGATCAACGGCCCTGAGTCCATGACCTACGCACAGCTTCGGAAACGTGGATTCTTGCGGGCCTGTAGTGAAGCTGGGATGGATCAATCCAAGATCTCGATTCAACACTGTGAGGTGACCTCTCAAGCGGGGGAGCGCGCTGCAAATGAGATCCTGACGGGTTCTCCTCAAGTCACCGGCCTTGTCTGTGCAACCGATTCCCAAGCTCTGGGAGCCATGTCTGCATGTCGTCAACGCGGCATTCAAGTGGGCAGAGACATTTCTGTGACCGGTTACGGTAACAGTGAGGCTGCTGCGTATGCATCACCGCCCCTCTCCACCATTGAGCACGCCATCGTAGACAACGGGCGCCATCTCGCTGAATTGCTATTGCGTGTGATGGCTGGCGACGACTTGAACGCGCTCAACAGGCTCGAGCCGGTTCATTTCATTGAGCGCCCATCCATAGGCGCGATGCGTCAGGCCCCATCCAGAAAAGTGCGTACGGGCACAAAAAGTTAA
- a CDS encoding ABC transporter substrate-binding protein yields MKKTSATLFSVLVLAGIAHAQTNVISTQMRPVEEAAKVRTIILAGAPDTVNFIPEDGNTYFTRMKAELSAAQGKVHATIALDGELAPVNQIGGLSDLDALLKSLSASREFSPAAVTLGKFGGKNQRFIPLMTNTFQMAANKKALQYLPKGANINALTYDQLTAWGKAMKAATGESKIGFPAGPKGLMHRYFQASFYPSHTGGIVRTFRSADAEKGWASLRELWAYVNPRSTSYGFMEEPLKTGEVWVAFDHTARLLPALMEKPADFVVFPAPAGAKGRGYMPVMVGMSIPKNAPDRAAAERVIDHMTKPATQALLMKEIGFFPVVKANLGTLSPGIQLAADGMNAVFAAKDGVVTQLPVHLGAKSGEFNKVYVDTFTRIVLRKEDIKTVLGEQAKVLNDLVQETGAPCWAPDVSTNGRPCFVD; encoded by the coding sequence GTGAAGAAAACGTCTGCAACCCTGTTTTCAGTCCTGGTCCTTGCGGGGATCGCCCATGCCCAAACCAATGTCATCTCGACACAGATGCGACCCGTAGAAGAAGCTGCCAAGGTGAGGACCATCATTCTTGCCGGAGCGCCTGACACGGTGAACTTCATTCCGGAAGACGGCAATACCTACTTCACGCGCATGAAGGCGGAGCTCAGTGCCGCGCAGGGAAAGGTACACGCGACGATTGCCTTGGACGGAGAGCTGGCGCCAGTCAACCAGATCGGAGGGTTGTCTGACCTGGATGCTTTGCTCAAGTCCTTATCAGCCAGCCGCGAATTCTCGCCTGCAGCAGTCACGCTAGGCAAGTTCGGAGGGAAAAATCAGCGCTTCATTCCGTTGATGACCAACACCTTCCAGATGGCAGCGAACAAGAAAGCTCTGCAGTACCTGCCCAAGGGTGCAAACATCAATGCATTGACTTACGACCAACTCACCGCTTGGGGCAAAGCAATGAAAGCCGCTACGGGTGAATCCAAGATCGGATTTCCTGCAGGGCCGAAGGGGTTGATGCACCGCTATTTCCAAGCCTCGTTCTACCCCAGCCACACGGGCGGCATCGTACGGACATTCCGCAGTGCAGACGCGGAAAAGGGTTGGGCCAGCCTTCGTGAGCTGTGGGCTTATGTGAACCCACGATCCACCAGTTACGGATTCATGGAAGAGCCACTCAAGACGGGAGAAGTGTGGGTCGCATTCGACCACACAGCCCGTTTGCTGCCGGCACTGATGGAGAAACCGGCTGATTTCGTGGTGTTCCCAGCCCCCGCAGGTGCCAAAGGCCGCGGCTACATGCCGGTCATGGTCGGAATGTCCATTCCCAAAAATGCACCTGACCGTGCAGCCGCGGAAAGGGTGATCGATCACATGACCAAACCCGCCACGCAGGCGCTGCTCATGAAAGAAATTGGCTTCTTTCCCGTCGTCAAAGCCAACCTCGGCACGTTGTCCCCGGGGATCCAACTGGCGGCAGATGGCATGAACGCTGTGTTTGCGGCCAAGGATGGAGTCGTAACGCAACTGCCGGTGCACCTTGGTGCCAAGAGCGGTGAGTTCAACAAGGTTTACGTAGATACCTTTACTCGCATCGTTTTGCGCAAAGAGGACATCAAGACGGTACTGGGTGAGCAAGCCAAGGTGCTGAACGATCTTGTTCAAGAAACCGGCGCCCCATGCTGGGCACCGGATGTCTCCACCAATGGCCGTCCGTGTTTTGTTGACTGA
- a CDS encoding carbohydrate ABC transporter permease, giving the protein MQSHSSRTPYLLIAPSLVFLLLLFVWPLAETALMAFRTPEGLWTSQYLSKMAGDLNFSVALKNTLILVAIIVPLQIGVALSMAMMLQKVEWGRMGFLYIWTVPLGVCDLAAGLAWLAIFTDRGYFSSALNAVGLIDGPIAWLSYENPVALFVCVILAEIWRATSIVLVILVAGVQLIPKEYNEAAEVFGASPWTRFVKITLPLLKPSMQSALILRTVLAFEVFAVVYALAGRDLPVLVGEAYNWQGAYQNTHVASAYAVFILGVSILSTLVYLRVLRVRRETLA; this is encoded by the coding sequence ATGCAATCCCACTCCAGCCGGACACCTTATCTGCTCATTGCCCCGAGCTTGGTGTTTTTATTGCTGTTGTTTGTATGGCCTCTGGCAGAGACGGCATTGATGGCCTTTCGTACACCGGAAGGACTTTGGACCAGCCAGTACCTCAGCAAAATGGCAGGCGACCTCAACTTTTCGGTCGCCCTGAAAAACACCTTGATTCTGGTTGCCATCATCGTGCCACTTCAAATCGGAGTTGCACTCTCGATGGCGATGATGCTGCAGAAGGTGGAGTGGGGTCGCATGGGCTTTCTCTACATCTGGACTGTTCCCCTCGGTGTATGTGACTTGGCCGCCGGCCTGGCTTGGCTTGCCATCTTCACCGATCGGGGCTATTTCAGTTCTGCCCTGAATGCTGTGGGTCTCATCGATGGCCCCATCGCCTGGTTGAGCTATGAAAACCCCGTCGCGCTCTTCGTCTGCGTGATCCTTGCCGAGATCTGGCGAGCAACGTCGATCGTGCTGGTCATCTTGGTAGCGGGCGTCCAGTTGATACCCAAGGAGTACAACGAAGCTGCAGAGGTATTCGGTGCGAGTCCATGGACACGCTTTGTCAAGATCACGCTACCGCTCCTCAAACCCAGCATGCAAAGTGCTTTGATCTTGAGAACGGTACTTGCCTTTGAAGTCTTCGCTGTGGTGTATGCCCTGGCAGGGCGCGACCTGCCTGTATTGGTGGGCGAGGCCTACAACTGGCAAGGCGCTTACCAGAACACCCATGTGGCTTCAGCCTACGCAGTGTTCATCCTGGGCGTCTCAATTCTGTCTACGCTGGTGTACCTGCGCGTTCTGCGTGTACGCCGTGAAACATTGGCATAA
- a CDS encoding carbohydrate ABC transporter permease produces MQNTSRFVTVSALLLSVCWLVPIVLIGLSAFVPREAVSAWPKSFIPEAFSLDTMRFFLNYAGVWQAVMSSVLVAALTMLFAVILGAPAGYALARYDFTGQTAYRLLVVMTRAFPLAILALPLVTRFISVGLYDTHLGVALVHTALALPFSILVSSSLFMGIPRELEEAAWTLGCSRLQAFMKIVLPLALPGMAATMIFSFVISWNEVFAASVLTLNNRTLTAFLFASLEESPLHFRFAGGFFLILPSLLFIFVVRKYLFSMWGISNR; encoded by the coding sequence ATGCAGAACACCTCCCGATTTGTCACTGTCTCCGCCTTGCTGCTATCCGTCTGCTGGCTGGTGCCCATCGTTCTGATCGGATTGAGCGCATTCGTGCCGCGCGAAGCAGTCAGCGCGTGGCCCAAGAGCTTCATTCCTGAAGCTTTTTCGCTGGACACCATGCGCTTCTTTCTGAACTACGCAGGTGTCTGGCAGGCTGTGATGAGTAGCGTCTTGGTAGCCGCGCTGACCATGTTGTTTGCGGTGATTCTGGGTGCTCCCGCAGGTTACGCCCTTGCGCGATACGACTTCACGGGGCAAACGGCATACCGCCTTCTGGTCGTGATGACACGAGCCTTCCCATTGGCCATTCTCGCTTTGCCTTTGGTTACCCGCTTCATTAGCGTCGGCTTGTATGACACCCATTTGGGCGTGGCGTTGGTTCACACCGCTTTGGCTCTTCCCTTCTCCATTCTTGTGTCTTCCAGTCTCTTTATGGGTATCCCGCGAGAACTTGAAGAGGCTGCGTGGACGCTTGGATGCAGTCGATTGCAAGCGTTCATGAAGATCGTTTTGCCCTTGGCACTACCAGGTATGGCTGCGACCATGATCTTCAGCTTTGTAATTTCCTGGAATGAAGTGTTTGCAGCGAGTGTCCTTACGCTGAACAACCGGACCCTGACTGCTTTCCTGTTCGCCAGTCTCGAGGAGAGCCCTCTTCACTTCCGTTTTGCAGGTGGCTTCTTTTTAATTTTGCCTTCGCTGCTCTTCATCTTCGTGGTACGCAAGTATCTGTTCTCCATGTGGGGCATCAGCAACCGCTGA
- a CDS encoding ABC transporter ATP-binding protein — MSSISIRSIRKEFKGHQALKSISLEVRDQEFCVLLGPSGCGKTTLMRIIAGLETKTSGDVFIGDRCMNGLPPRKRNIAMVFQNYAVFPHMTIRENIGFGLRMKNASAERLETQVQRAASLMHIEHLLDRYAGQLSGGQRQRVAVARALAVEPDVLLMDEPLSNLDALLRLEMRSELKGLLRDIKTTTIYVTHDQTEAMSLADRIAVMNGGEIVQYDSPPVVYDHPADQFVGGFIGNPPMNFITDSSVQEALGCMAPSPGLTLGLRPESMDLVDRGGLQVRARVVEMLGASQQINTFVGADLLRISTAAQPTVMASDALQVIAKPGAARWYDSHKKLVA; from the coding sequence ATGTCTTCCATCTCCATCCGATCTATCCGCAAAGAATTCAAGGGCCATCAGGCGCTCAAGTCGATCAGTCTGGAAGTGCGCGATCAAGAGTTCTGTGTGCTACTCGGACCATCCGGCTGTGGCAAAACGACATTGATGCGCATCATTGCCGGGCTGGAAACCAAAACCAGTGGCGATGTGTTTATCGGTGATCGCTGCATGAACGGGCTGCCACCTCGCAAACGGAATATCGCAATGGTTTTTCAGAACTATGCCGTCTTTCCGCATATGACCATTCGTGAAAACATAGGCTTTGGTCTTCGAATGAAAAACGCATCCGCTGAAAGGTTGGAGACCCAGGTTCAGCGTGCAGCGAGCTTGATGCACATAGAGCACTTGCTGGACCGCTACGCAGGCCAGTTATCCGGGGGTCAACGTCAGCGGGTCGCCGTGGCACGGGCCCTCGCAGTAGAGCCAGATGTGCTGCTGATGGACGAGCCCTTGAGCAACCTGGACGCCCTGTTGCGTCTTGAGATGCGTAGTGAGCTTAAAGGCCTGCTGCGAGATATCAAGACCACCACCATTTATGTCACCCATGATCAAACCGAGGCGATGAGTCTTGCAGATCGCATAGCGGTCATGAATGGCGGTGAAATTGTTCAATATGACTCGCCACCGGTGGTGTACGACCACCCTGCTGATCAATTTGTGGGGGGATTCATTGGTAATCCGCCTATGAACTTCATTACCGATAGCTCAGTGCAAGAAGCCCTGGGTTGCATGGCGCCATCGCCTGGCCTGACACTGGGTCTGCGGCCCGAGTCGATGGACCTGGTGGACCGCGGTGGCTTGCAAGTGAGAGCCAGGGTGGTCGAGATGCTGGGGGCATCCCAGCAGATCAACACGTTTGTTGGGGCAGATCTCTTGCGCATCAGTACCGCAGCTCAGCCCACCGTCATGGCCTCTGACGCTCTGCAAGTAATAGCAAAACCCGGCGCTGCTCGCTGGTATGACAGTCACAAGAAGCTTGTAGCCTGA
- a CDS encoding MGH1-like glycoside hydrolase domain-containing protein, translating to MQSHEQLQTVARETLRKNDRGGYTLPTQGLYPFQWNWDAGITALGWMTFDPARAWREYETLFSGQWGPDHFGGANDGFLAQITFHQDSDTYFPGPDQWGTDSLAIRTSSISQPPLHATMLRWMWKQAVRTSERDKTLAPQRDMAEACLQDLLPKVIAHHRWWYRCRDPQGTGLVVNIHPWETGMDNSPAWDDPQSAVLPTQRPYVRKDLNHVDASMRPPKVFYDRMVSLMDFNSACGFDPKRIFAECPYRVNDIGIISILQRSSIDLVALCQEFGLQDSATEMQQHVDRTQVAVESLWSERWQQYVSRNARTGALLDVPTSAGLMAAYAGFQKDCADTVDSWLDETLYGIPSTRSTYIGFEPLRYWRGPIWQHINMLIAVGLADQGHVELADRIRVDSEILLRQQGFHEYYDPTNGRGLGGGEFSWTAATYLYWIEPNASR from the coding sequence ATGCAATCACACGAGCAACTTCAAACAGTCGCGCGCGAAACACTGCGCAAAAATGATCGCGGTGGCTACACACTGCCCACACAAGGTTTGTATCCATTCCAATGGAATTGGGATGCCGGGATCACTGCTTTGGGATGGATGACATTCGACCCCGCACGGGCTTGGCGTGAATACGAAACGCTTTTTAGTGGTCAGTGGGGGCCTGACCACTTTGGTGGCGCCAATGACGGCTTTCTGGCCCAGATTACCTTTCACCAGGACAGTGACACTTATTTCCCCGGGCCCGACCAGTGGGGTACCGACAGCCTTGCGATACGGACAAGTTCAATCAGTCAGCCCCCACTGCACGCGACTATGTTGCGTTGGATGTGGAAGCAAGCGGTTCGAACCAGTGAGCGAGACAAGACCCTCGCCCCGCAGAGGGACATGGCAGAAGCTTGTCTGCAAGACTTGTTGCCCAAAGTGATCGCGCACCACCGTTGGTGGTACCGGTGCCGCGATCCGCAGGGTACCGGCCTGGTGGTGAACATTCATCCTTGGGAAACCGGGATGGACAACTCTCCGGCGTGGGATGACCCGCAGTCCGCAGTGCTCCCCACCCAGCGACCCTATGTACGCAAAGACTTGAACCATGTGGACGCTTCCATGCGCCCCCCGAAAGTCTTTTACGACCGCATGGTGAGCCTCATGGACTTCAATAGTGCGTGTGGCTTTGATCCCAAGCGCATCTTTGCGGAATGCCCATATCGGGTGAATGACATCGGGATCATCAGCATTCTTCAGCGGTCCAGCATTGATCTGGTGGCCTTATGCCAGGAGTTCGGCTTGCAAGACTCCGCAACGGAAATGCAACAGCATGTGGACCGCACTCAAGTTGCAGTGGAATCACTATGGTCTGAGCGCTGGCAGCAATATGTATCCCGCAATGCACGAACGGGAGCACTTTTGGATGTGCCGACTTCCGCAGGCCTGATGGCGGCATATGCCGGGTTCCAGAAAGATTGCGCCGACACGGTCGACTCATGGTTGGACGAAACCCTCTACGGCATCCCGTCGACCCGTAGTACCTATATTGGATTCGAGCCTCTTCGTTATTGGCGTGGACCCATCTGGCAGCACATCAATATGTTGATCGCCGTGGGATTGGCCGATCAAGGTCACGTGGAACTTGCTGACCGTATACGGGTTGATTCAGAGATATTGCTGCGTCAACAAGGCTTCCATGAGTATTACGACCCCACCAACGGCAGAGGTTTGGGTGGAGGAGAGTTTTCATGGACTGCTGCGACCTACCTCTATTGGATTGAACCCAACGCATCACGCTGA
- a CDS encoding phosphomannose isomerase type II C-terminal cupin domain produces the protein MTPQSTTQQRTETVERTMRPWGWYETVSEVTGNKIKRIQVAPGQQLSLQKHSQRAEHWVVTKGTARITLGDKEFDLTPGQHCDIAMGQVHRLANQSDETVEIVEVQFGSYLGEDDIVRLEDHYGRV, from the coding sequence ATGACTCCGCAAAGTACTACCCAGCAACGTACAGAAACGGTTGAACGCACCATGCGCCCTTGGGGGTGGTACGAAACAGTATCTGAAGTGACCGGCAACAAAATCAAGCGAATTCAGGTCGCCCCGGGACAACAGTTGAGCCTCCAAAAACACAGTCAGCGCGCTGAACACTGGGTTGTCACTAAGGGCACCGCTCGAATCACCTTGGGTGACAAAGAGTTTGATCTAACGCCGGGTCAACACTGCGACATAGCTATGGGGCAGGTACATCGTCTGGCCAACCAAAGCGATGAAACAGTCGAGATTGTGGAAGTTCAGTTCGGCAGCTATCTCGGTGAGGACGACATCGTTCGCTTGGAAGACCACTACGGTCGGGTTTGA
- a CDS encoding single-stranded DNA-binding protein encodes MIDGLIAGHLVGLAEIRQGKNGSSFALAKVKATAGDGETLIVNVITFAAEASAALMALDDGDAVALAGALTPKVWTDKQGNTRPALDLVATQVLTSYHAARKQHALAVPQIDAR; translated from the coding sequence ATGATCGATGGACTGATTGCAGGGCACTTGGTGGGATTGGCTGAAATCCGTCAGGGCAAAAACGGCAGCAGCTTCGCACTGGCCAAAGTCAAAGCCACCGCAGGCGATGGCGAAACCTTGATCGTGAACGTGATTACCTTCGCCGCTGAGGCCAGTGCCGCGTTGATGGCCTTGGACGATGGCGATGCTGTCGCATTGGCAGGGGCACTGACACCCAAGGTGTGGACCGATAAACAAGGCAATACGCGCCCCGCACTGGACCTGGTGGCCACGCAGGTGCTTACCTCCTACCACGCGGCACGTAAACAGCACGCGCTTGCTGTACCGCAGATAGATGCGCGGTGA
- a CDS encoding lipocalin family protein, translating to MKNKLLMLCFGALWAACSAWVHAEQPALQTIATLDVPRYMGTWYEIAKYPNSFQKKCARNTRAEYEARPDGSVQVLNRCIMADGQITEALGAARQVGPATSPKLLVRFAPAWLSFLPMVWGNYWVIDLDPQYQLVAVSEPQREYLWVLSRTPKVEPVAYEALLARLAQQGFDLKRLEPSPQE from the coding sequence ATGAAAAACAAACTTCTAATGCTGTGCTTTGGTGCGTTGTGGGCTGCTTGCTCTGCCTGGGTCCATGCCGAACAGCCAGCCCTGCAGACCATCGCGACGCTGGATGTGCCCCGTTATATGGGTACCTGGTACGAGATTGCCAAGTACCCCAACAGCTTTCAAAAGAAGTGCGCTCGCAACACCCGTGCGGAATACGAGGCCCGGCCGGACGGCAGTGTGCAAGTGCTCAATCGCTGCATCATGGCGGATGGCCAGATCACCGAGGCGCTGGGTGCCGCCCGACAAGTCGGCCCCGCCACCTCCCCCAAACTACTGGTGCGTTTTGCCCCAGCATGGTTGTCGTTTTTGCCTATGGTGTGGGGGAACTACTGGGTCATCGATCTGGACCCGCAGTACCAGCTGGTCGCCGTCAGCGAGCCGCAGCGCGAGTATTTGTGGGTTCTGTCGCGCACCCCCAAAGTTGAACCAGTGGCTTACGAAGCCTTGCTCGCGCGCCTGGCCCAGCAAGGTTTCGATTTGAAGCGTTTGGAACCCAGCCCGCAGGAGTGA
- a CDS encoding DUF2237 family protein codes for MPALNVLGTALQACSYDPLTGYFRDGCCNTDALDHGTHVVCAKVTADFLAYSLQRGNDLVTPRPEYRFVGLRPGDRWCLCVNRWLEALQAGVAPPVHLEATHAKALERVSMEQLKEYAL; via the coding sequence ATGCCCGCACTCAATGTTTTAGGCACTGCTTTGCAGGCCTGCTCGTACGACCCTCTCACCGGCTACTTCCGTGACGGGTGCTGCAATACCGATGCGCTTGACCACGGCACCCACGTGGTGTGCGCCAAGGTGACGGCGGACTTTCTCGCCTATTCGCTGCAGCGTGGAAATGACCTTGTTACCCCCCGGCCGGAGTATCGCTTTGTGGGTCTCCGTCCCGGTGATCGTTGGTGTCTCTGTGTGAACCGTTGGCTGGAGGCCTTGCAGGCCGGCGTGGCGCCGCCGGTGCACTTGGAGGCCACGCACGCCAAGGCGCTAGAGCGGGTGAGCATGGAGCAGCTCAAGGAATACGCCTTGTAA
- a CDS encoding DUF3429 domain-containing protein — protein MNAPFTPPPTGTPLPRWAARLGYAGLIPFVALAAAAWLAPAAHRAQAAFALLAYGATIASFLGAIHWGLAMRGPLTPQPGPFVWGVFPSLVAWVALLLPLSQGLVTMALLLGICLSVDRRSYPAYGLGDWLSMRLHLTVVAALCMLAGSMAA, from the coding sequence ATGAATGCACCATTTACACCGCCCCCCACAGGAACTCCTCTGCCCCGCTGGGCAGCCCGACTGGGATACGCCGGACTGATCCCGTTTGTGGCACTGGCTGCAGCAGCGTGGCTGGCTCCGGCCGCGCATCGTGCGCAGGCGGCTTTTGCCTTGTTGGCCTACGGCGCCACTATCGCGAGCTTTCTGGGCGCTATCCACTGGGGCCTGGCGATGCGCGGGCCACTTACACCTCAACCCGGGCCCTTCGTGTGGGGCGTGTTTCCCAGTCTGGTGGCTTGGGTCGCTTTGCTGCTGCCCCTGTCCCAAGGACTGGTGACCATGGCGCTGTTGCTGGGCATATGCCTGTCGGTAGACCGGCGCAGCTACCCGGCCTACGGCTTGGGCGATTGGCTGAGCATGCGCTTGCACCTCACGGTGGTAGCTGCGCTGTGCATGTTGGCCGGGAGCATGGCTGCATGA
- a CDS encoding TIGR03643 family protein, with amino-acid sequence MTLTDADVSRIVEMAWEDRTPFESIEMQFGLNESGVIALMRSHMKASSFRMWRKRMAGRVTKHRALRSPEVQRHRASHTRQA; translated from the coding sequence ATGACGCTCACAGACGCTGATGTGTCGCGCATTGTCGAAATGGCCTGGGAAGACCGTACGCCATTTGAATCCATCGAAATGCAATTCGGTTTGAATGAATCCGGTGTCATCGCGCTGATGCGTTCACACATGAAGGCCAGCTCCTTCCGTATGTGGCGCAAACGCATGGCAGGACGGGTTACCAAACACCGCGCCCTACGCTCACCCGAGGTGCAGCGGCACCGGGCCAGTCACACCCGGCAGGCATAA
- a CDS encoding ferredoxin--NADP reductase, with protein MSAFLEETVLSVHHWTDRLFSFTTTRDPALRFSNGHFTMIGLMQDNGKPLLRAYSIVSANYEEHLEFLSIKVQDGPLTSKLQHIKVGDKIVVGRKPTGTLLIDYLLPGKNLYLLGSGTGLAPFLSVARDPETYEKFEKVIVVHGVREVNELAYYDYFKNELPKHEFLGEMVTNQMLYYPTVTREAFEHQGRITTLIESGKLPEDLGLPPLDPATDRIMICGSPGLNKDMREILDAKGFKEGNTTTPGDYVVERAFVEQ; from the coding sequence ATGAGTGCATTTCTGGAAGAAACAGTTTTAAGCGTACACCACTGGACAGACCGTTTGTTCAGCTTCACCACCACGCGTGACCCTGCGCTGCGCTTTTCCAACGGTCACTTCACCATGATTGGCTTGATGCAAGACAACGGCAAGCCGCTGCTGCGCGCGTATTCCATTGTCAGCGCCAACTACGAAGAACACCTGGAATTCTTGAGCATCAAGGTGCAGGACGGTCCTTTGACTTCCAAGCTCCAGCACATCAAGGTGGGCGACAAGATTGTGGTGGGCCGCAAGCCCACCGGCACCTTGCTGATTGATTACCTCTTGCCCGGCAAAAACCTGTACCTCCTGGGCAGCGGCACCGGCTTGGCCCCGTTCTTGAGCGTGGCGCGGGACCCCGAGACGTACGAGAAGTTTGAAAAAGTCATCGTGGTCCACGGCGTGCGCGAGGTGAATGAACTGGCGTACTACGACTATTTCAAGAACGAGTTGCCCAAGCACGAATTCCTGGGCGAGATGGTCACGAACCAGATGCTGTACTACCCCACGGTGACCCGTGAGGCGTTTGAGCATCAGGGCCGTATCACCACCCTGATCGAGTCCGGCAAGCTGCCTGAAGACTTGGGCCTCCCCCCGCTGGACCCGGCCACCGACCGCATCATGATCTGCGGCAGCCCAGGTCTGAACAAAGACATGCGCGAAATCCTGGACGCCAAGGGCTTCAAGGAAGGCAACACCACCACACCAGGCGACTACGTGGTGGAGCGCGCATTCGTGGAACAGTAA
- a CDS encoding thioredoxin family protein — protein sequence MSQHLSTPAESATAPLLVACLCAQWCGTCKDYQPLFTALQAEFPGARMHWVDVEDESDLVDPIEVENFPTLLIAQGSRATFFGTVTPHLETLRRLIQSSAAEGAPAVRDAEVQALVQRLGVR from the coding sequence ATGAGCCAGCACTTGTCTACTCCCGCTGAATCCGCCACCGCTCCGCTGCTGGTTGCCTGCCTGTGTGCCCAATGGTGCGGCACTTGCAAGGACTACCAGCCCCTGTTCACCGCGCTGCAGGCCGAATTCCCCGGCGCGCGCATGCACTGGGTGGATGTGGAAGATGAATCCGATCTGGTGGACCCGATTGAGGTGGAAAACTTCCCCACACTGTTGATTGCACAAGGCAGCAGGGCCACCTTTTTTGGAACCGTGACGCCCCACCTGGAGACGCTGCGCCGCCTGATCCAATCCAGTGCGGCCGAAGGAGCGCCTGCGGTGCGGGACGCCGAAGTACAAGCTCTGGTTCAGCGCTTGGGAGTGCGTTGA
- a CDS encoding TlpA family protein disulfide reductase, whose protein sequence is MPESIWNRRHALAALAALWKPAARAASESSSPGFDLQPWPRGRAAPAFPATDMTGQAVSLQALQGKAVLINFWASWCEPCRAEMPSLQALAEREKAQLVVLTINLKESPEAIARFVQFTGLTLPVLRDPLGDTARVWGIKIYPSTVLVDSTGLVRSVVRGALDWAGSEGEALWRPLLKAVTQRTPKR, encoded by the coding sequence ATGCCTGAATCAATTTGGAATCGACGTCACGCACTGGCTGCTCTCGCGGCATTGTGGAAGCCCGCGGCCCGGGCTGCCTCAGAATCTTCCAGCCCAGGCTTTGACCTCCAGCCGTGGCCTCGCGGTCGCGCGGCGCCAGCGTTTCCCGCGACGGATATGACCGGGCAAGCGGTGTCACTTCAGGCGCTGCAGGGCAAGGCCGTGTTGATTAACTTTTGGGCCAGTTGGTGTGAACCCTGCCGGGCCGAAATGCCCTCGCTGCAAGCGTTGGCCGAGCGGGAGAAAGCGCAGTTGGTCGTGCTGACCATCAATCTCAAGGAAAGCCCCGAGGCAATAGCGCGCTTTGTGCAGTTCACCGGACTGACCCTGCCCGTACTGCGCGACCCACTAGGCGACACTGCTCGCGTTTGGGGTATCAAGATTTACCCGTCTACAGTGTTGGTGGACTCAACAGGCCTAGTCCGCAGTGTGGTTCGAGGGGCGCTGGATTGGGCTGGTTCTGAGGGCGAGGCCCTGTGGCGCCCCTTGCTGAAAGCAGTGACTCAACGCACTCCCAAGCGCTGA